The sequence below is a genomic window from Verrucomicrobiota bacterium.
GCGCCACCGGCTCTTTAAGCCCAAACGGATTGCGTTCAAGGATGACCTTGAACTGCTCCTTGTTGTCCGCGCCCGAAGCCGCAACGCCGAGCATGAGCGCGAGAGCCACGCTGGTGCCGGGGCAGCGAAGGTTGCGGGCGAGTGTCATGGGGCGAATGTAGCCGACGGTGGAAAGAACACCACTCAAAAGTCCGGGTTGCGCCGGCGCGGGAGCCGTGGATTTGCTTGGCTTGCGCAATCGCGGTGTGGCTAGATGCGTGCATGAACCGATTCCTCTCCGCGCTGGTGCTGTCAGCCGTTGCCGCCGCGACTTCCAACGCGGCCCCGCTCAAGGCGCTGATCATTGACGGACAGAACAATCACGACTGGAAAAACACCACGCCCGTCATCCGGCGCATTTTGGAGACGACCGGTCGGTTCACGGTCGAGGTCGCGACGAGCCCGGCGAAGGGAGGCGAGATGGCGGGCTTCAAGCCGCGGTTCGCGGGGAACGACGTGCTTGTGTCCAATTACAACGGCGAGCCGTGGAGCGAGGAGACCCAAAAGGCGTTCGTCGAATACGTCCGCGGCGGAGGCGGATTTGTGACCGTGCACGCGGCGAACAACTCCTTCCCCGATTGGCCCGAATACAACGCGATGATCGGCGTCGGCGGCTGGGGCGGGCGCACCGAGAAGAGCGGTCCTTACATCCGGCTGCGCGACGGCAAGTTCGTGAACGACACCACGGCCGGTCGCGGCGGAAGCCACGGCAAGCAGCATGACTTCCTGGTCGAGGTGCGCGACTCCACGCATCCGATCACCGCCGGACTGCCGACCAAGTGGATGCACGTGAAGGATGAACTTTACGACCGCCTCCGCGGTCCCGCGGCAAACGTAACGGTGCTCGCGACCGCGTTCGCCGACCCCGCGCAAGGCGGCTCCGGCGAGCACGAGCCGATGCTCATGGTCATCCCGTTCGGCAAGGGCCGCGTGTTCCACACCACGCTCGGCCACGGCGTGGACGCGCTCAAGTGCGTCGGCGCCGCGAGCACGCTCGCGCGAGGCGCGGAGTGGGCGGCGACGGGCAAGGTCACGCTGAAGCCGCTCGAGAATTTCCCGACCGCCGAGAAAACGAGCAAGCTCGACTGATCCATGAACAACCGCGCTACTGGCTTCGCCGCGCTGCTCGCCTTCTCGCTGGGCGCGGCCACGGGCGCCGAGCCTTCGCCGCTCGTCGCGCAGGCGCGCGCTTCGCTGGAGAAGGCCACGGCATACCTGCGCACCATCTCGACGGAGGGCGGCTACTTGTGGCGCTACTCGCCAGACCTCACCGAACGCGCCGGGGAGGTGAAAGCCACGGCGACGCAGGTGTGGATTCAGCCGCCCGGCACGCCCGCGGTCGGCGCGGCCTTTCTCGAAGCCTTCGCCGCGACGAAAGACGCCCGCCATCTCGACGCCGCGCGCGCCGCTGCCGTCGCCCTTGCGACGGGGCAGCTCGAATCCGGCGGATGGGATTATCTCATCGAGTTCGATTCTGAAAAGTCGCGCGCGTGGTTCCGGCGCACCGACGCCGGCAAGCTTCAGCCCGCCGAAGCCGCCGCGAGGAAGAACATCTCGACCTACGACGACGACAATTCGCAGAGCGCGGTGCGATTCCTGCTCGACTACTGCGACGTCGCGAAATCATCGGCCGACCCGCGTGATGGCGGCGTCCGCGCCGCGCTCGACTACGGATTGAAGAAGCTCATGGAGGCGCAGTATCCGAACGGAGCGTGGCCGCAGCGGTTCGACGGCAAGCCGCGGAACGCCGCCGATTATCCGATCTTGAAGGCCACCCTGCCGAAGGAGTATCCGCGCGAATACACGCGCGAGAACTACTTCCGCCATTACACGCTCAACGACAACACGCAGCGTGACTGCGTCCGCACCGCGCTCGACGCCTTCCACCGCACCGGGCGGCGGGAATTCCTCGAGGCGGCGAAGCGAGGCGGTGATTTCCTGATCCTCGCGCAACTGCCCGAGCCGCAGCCCGTGTGGGCGCAGCAATACAACGCGAGGATGGAGCCCGCATGGGCGCGCGCGTTCGAGCCGCCCGCGGCGTGCGGCAACGAGAGCATCGGCGCGATGCGCACGCTCGTGGAAATCTTCCTCGAGACCGGCGACGCAAAGTATCTCGCCCCCATTCCGGCGGCGCTCGAGTGGTTCAAGCGCTCGGAAATCGCGCCGAATGTGTGGGCCCGCTACTACGAATTGCACACCAACAAGCAGCTCTTCGGCGACCGCGATGGGAAGATCTATTACCGCATCGAGGACATCAGCGCCGAGCGCCGGGGTGGCTACAGTTGGCGCGGCGAATACGGCGTGAACAGCTTCCGCAACTACTTTGAGAACGTGCAGCGCGTCGGCCGCGAGGAATGGAACGCGCGCCGCGCGCCCAAGCCGCGCACACCGCGCCGCGCGGCCGAGCACGCTCAATCCCTCGAACCGCGCGTGAAGTCCATCCTCGCCGCGCAGGACGCGCAGGGCCGGTGGATCACCCGGCGGCGCGGGACGCGCGCCGAGTTCACGAGCACGGACTTGAT
It includes:
- a CDS encoding ThuA domain-containing protein, giving the protein MNRFLSALVLSAVAAATSNAAPLKALIIDGQNNHDWKNTTPVIRRILETTGRFTVEVATSPAKGGEMAGFKPRFAGNDVLVSNYNGEPWSEETQKAFVEYVRGGGGFVTVHAANNSFPDWPEYNAMIGVGGWGGRTEKSGPYIRLRDGKFVNDTTAGRGGSHGKQHDFLVEVRDSTHPITAGLPTKWMHVKDELYDRLRGPAANVTVLATAFADPAQGGSGEHEPMLMVIPFGKGRVFHTTLGHGVDALKCVGAASTLARGAEWAATGKVTLKPLENFPTAEKTSKLD